The following is a genomic window from Plasmodium berghei ANKA genome assembly, chromosome: 9.
tctactatttttttttctcgcAATTAATATCAATTTGactttttcatttgttaaaaaaaaataaaattaatgtaaatacatatatgaatgatgaaataataatggaattttttattagggtagaaaattaaaagccgttttattgttttgaagaaattctaaaaaataaaaattacatGCATAAAAAGCATAAGAAAAAGTGAAAAGCCAAAAAGagtgaataaaataaagtgCGTATTTTGATTGcctttgttttattttttttaattaatgaaataattttgttttttctaCAGAAACGTGTTTAACTTTTGCAGTAGAACCCATAACGAATGAACATGTAcatgatatatatgtgcacgatatgtatgcattttttatgtttttttttaagtaatTGATTCTACTTCTGTACaggtaatatatatagggtagattttgcattatttttcatcatttatttgCGCTTTTAGATAGCTCAATACACACTtttgtattaatataatagtaCGAAGATATAATTTGAAAAGCCATTTATCGTTGTGTGTATAAATagaaagaaataaaagtCAAGGTATTTTCaggtatattttataaatttataaacttAAAAAGATTGAAATCCCCAAAATTCGATTCAAAATGatgctttattttattgtgtTGGCATTGGGTTGCATTGCTAGTATTGGAAAATGTAAGTATAATTTACAACATTCTggaaaattaatattaacaGAGCAATTAAATAGTATTTCTAACATTCGTGTTATAAATGATGAATCGTCGATAAAATTAGAAACAGAATACTTGATGAACTTCCCGGTATATTGTATACCTTATATTGcaattgataataatagtcaacaaaataaaaaaacaatatattatataaaacacGAGTTTCaaaattctttatatttatacaaaaataatatgaatttaGCCCCAATAACatttaatgataaatattatataacaGGAATGGCTGCTAATAATGGATTATTAATAGTTATAGTAGAtgttgatatatataaatttgataatgaaaaaaaaatattttcagcattaaatgtaaatgatgaaaaatatgatagaATATTTAACAATGATCAAATGTATTATACAGGAATAATATCTGATATTATTgaaaatcatttttttttaatatgtacaattaaagataaatattttattgctcatataaaatatgatgaaaatacaggttatattaatgtaataaatgttattgaaaaattaaatggaAAGCAATTAACAGTTGTTAATTCAATTAGTATTATAGAAAATCGTTTATATGTATCTGAAAATGCAGAAAATATTTACCAAGTTATAATTGatagaaaagaaaaaaaaaataatagtaatataaaagctatgaatatttattcttttgcaaataaaaatgaaaaaatattaggATTAAGTGCTAAAATGATTTCAAACCCAATGACAAATAAACTTACtgattatttaattattaatacaaaaaaaatatcaaacgACAAGCCATCTTCTGAAAATTGTGTTTATTTAAtgaatgtaaatataagtaataataaacaaatcgaattttataatattatagatTTATATAGTTCAGATATTAATCCTATGTATTTTAATgtatttgatatatatatttctatgGATAGTCGTAAAGATCCAGAAAAACAGAAATTATGGATGAAGCAattaaaaagtaataaaccaaaatatttaaatatgcCTAATAAACAAgttgatgaaaataaagaaaatatagaagatgaaaaatatatgttagAAATATTATGGACAAATCAATTTAATTgtacaataaataaaggaAGTATAGATCTTAGAAATGTCAAATCAGTAtcaaacaataataatgaaataaaaaaaattccaattaaaaaaataaataatcatTTTTCAACATCTCCTAATGTAACATGTTCAAGTACTTGTccaaaagaaaataaaatgctTGATGAAATATGCTATTATGAttctcaaaaaaattatgttagTAGTTTAAACACTTTAGAAacatataatgataattatactggtaatattatatttgacggattaaaaaattatatagcATTTGATTATAAGTCGTCAAAAGgtatacatttattatcatacccattaaataatttaatttatatatatttaaaaaatggaaatataaaaataagtttaCCACAACCATTTGGATTAACGatagataaatataataatacatataacgAAATAATTGTGTATGTAGCTTGTaatgatgaagaaaaaaattatattaataaatgtgTTATAAATCAAATAGACAAATCATATCaatgttataatatttacaaaaaaaaaaaagaaaataatgaattatttcaatatatttcatatattacccataaaagtaataataatgaagaaaatcattatatatatgtttctaataataaaaaatctatatataagttagaaaaaaatggaaaaaaatggatattTAGTGAATGGCTAACTTTAGAAAACCCAAATCAACGTACTGGTCCCGTTTCtacattattaaattatttttatgttcataaaaatatgttaaataccttaaaaacaaaatatccTCAAAATGAAGTAATACAAAAACTG
Proteins encoded in this region:
- a CDS encoding translocon component PTEX88, which encodes MMLYFIVLALGCIASIGKCKYNLQHSGKLILTEQLNSISNIRVINDESSIKLETEYLMNFPVYCIPYIAIDNNSQQNKKTIYYIKHEFQNSLYLYKNNMNLAPITFNDKYYITGMAANNGLLIVIVDVDIYKFDNEKKIFSALNVNDEKYDRIFNNDQMYYTGIISDIIENHFFLICTIKDKYFIAHIKYDENTGYINVINVIEKLNGKQLTVVNSISIIENRLYVSENAENIYQVIIDRKEKKNNSNIKAMNIYSFANKNEKILGLSAKMISNPMTNKLTDYLIINTKKISNDKPSSENCVYLMNVNISNNKQIEFYNIIDLYSSDINPMYFNVFDIYISMDSRKDPEKQKLWMKQLKSNKPKYLNMPNKQVDENKENIEDEKYMLEILWTNQFNCTINKGSIDLRNVKSVSNNNNEIKKIPIKKINNHFSTSPNVTCSSTCPKENKMLDEICYYDSQKNYVSSLNTLETYNDNYTGNIIFDGLKNYIAFDYKSSKGIHLLSYPLNNLIYIYLKNGNIKISLPQPFGLTIDKYNNTYNEIIVYVACNDEEKNYINKCVINQIDKSYQCYNIYKKKKENNELFQYISYITHKSNNNEENHYIYVSNNKKSIYKLEKNGKKWIFSEWLTLENPNQRTGPVSTLLNYFYVHKNMLNTLKTKYPQNEVIQKLITSNDSDLHVTDDGYIFLQNSHTVVFATNYDAYGKETGSQINFYAKLFDENYHQSFEVDSIIMSIENASTMSYYLHE